GCTGAAATATATCGCCACCAACTGGACCGATAAGAGCCGGAGACCCCGGGTTGCCCTGATTTATAATGATACCGGTTTTGGCCGTTCTCCTTTCTTTGATGTGGATTATCATGGTCATCATTTCCCGGCTGCTGAGGCTTATGCCAAGGAAGTTGATGTAGATATTGTTGATACCCCGGTCATCGGCCTGCGGGCGCTGGATGCCACTCCGCAGCTTTTAAGCATGAAACAGAAAGATCCGGACTATGCCATTGTCCAGGAGACTTCCGTCATGGCGACCATCCTCAAGGACGCCAAAAAACTGGGACTGCGGACCAAATTTTTCGCCCTCAACTGGGCCATGAGTCAACAGACCATGCTTAATGCTGGTGATGCCGCGGAAGGCTGTTATTGGACTAACCCTTTCGCTACCTGGGATGATGTCCATCTGCCCGGGGTGAAAAAGGCCCGCGAAATCAGTGAAAAATACCATCCGGGGAAAGTCCAGCTGGTTAATTATTTCCAGGGTTTTGTGGCCATGCAGGTAATGGCTGAAGCCATCAGCCGGATTGAAGGCAAAATTACCGGTGAAACCATCAAAGACGCCCTTGAAAATCTTAAGGACTTTGATACCGGCGGTCTGACCGTGCCCATCACCTTTACCAAGGAAAGCCATAAAGGTTCCCTGGGTCTGCGTATCTATCAGGTGAAAGATGCTAAGCTGGTTCCGGTCACCGGTAAAATCATCGTAAAACGATAATATTATAACGTTATAGTCAGCAAAATTAAGCCGGGGGCCGGAATTGCAGTTTGGTTCCGGTTCCCGGCTACTATATACCATCCCCTCGGAGTTTATGCCCATGAGTAACATGCTTAGCATCAACAACATTGAAGTAATATATAACGAGGTCATCCTGGTGTTGAAAGGGATGTCCCTTGAGGTTCCCGAGGGAAAGATTGTCACCTTGCTGGGTGCTAACGGGGCCGGCAAAACCACCACCCTGAAAGCGGTATCCGGCCTGCTGAAAGCGGAAGAGGGGGAGGTGACCGATGGGACTATCGAG
The sequence above is drawn from the Pseudomonadota bacterium genome and encodes:
- a CDS encoding ABC transporter substrate-binding protein codes for the protein MKKRLFLVIALSLALCFVGTTAMAAKTIKIGGLFDITGGTGSVGTPYAEGVRDYVRYINDNGGINGMKIELLDVDYAYKIPQALAAYKKFKNAGVVAIQGWGTGDTEAMSPIITKDHIPYMSASYSEHLTNAAVTPYNFMVGTTYADQARVALKYIATNWTDKSRRPRVALIYNDTGFGRSPFFDVDYHGHHFPAAEAYAKEVDVDIVDTPVIGLRALDATPQLLSMKQKDPDYAIVQETSVMATILKDAKKLGLRTKFFALNWAMSQQTMLNAGDAAEGCYWTNPFATWDDVHLPGVKKAREISEKYHPGKVQLVNYFQGFVAMQVMAEAISRIEGKITGETIKDALENLKDFDTGGLTVPITFTKESHKGSLGLRIYQVKDAKLVPVTGKIIVKR